The following proteins come from a genomic window of Bacillus carboniphilus:
- a CDS encoding bifunctional 3,4-dihydroxy-2-butanone-4-phosphate synthase/GTP cyclohydrolase II has translation MFDSIESAIEDLRNGKMVIVCDDEDRENEGDFVAIAEFATPEVINFMATEGRGLICAPITEEIANRLQLKPMTDVNTDQHGTAFTISVDHVETTTGISAYERSLTVQKLLDDHAQPHDFKRPGHIFPLIAKNGGVLRRTGHTEAAVDLARLAGRKPAGVICEIMNEDGTMARVPELRKIAEKHNLKMITIQDLISYRLQHDSLINREVEIKLPTVYGDFHAVGYTNVLDGKEHVALVKGEIKNDEPVLVRVHSECLTGDVFGSNRCDCGPQLHAALQQIEREGKGVLLYMRQEGRGIGLINKLKAYKLQEEGYDTVEANQKLGFKPDLRDYGIGAQILRDLGIQKLKILTNNPRKIAGLNGYGLEVTERVSIQMPSKKENEKYLQTKYEKLGHLFEFHQTERSEI, from the coding sequence ATGTTCGATTCAATAGAATCAGCAATAGAGGATTTAAGAAATGGAAAGATGGTCATTGTTTGTGATGATGAGGACCGTGAAAATGAAGGGGATTTTGTTGCTATTGCAGAATTTGCGACGCCAGAAGTGATTAACTTTATGGCAACGGAAGGACGCGGGTTAATTTGTGCTCCCATTACGGAGGAAATAGCTAATCGTCTTCAGTTGAAGCCCATGACAGATGTAAATACAGACCAACATGGAACAGCCTTCACTATTAGTGTAGACCATGTAGAAACGACTACGGGAATTAGTGCATATGAACGAAGCCTAACCGTTCAAAAATTGTTAGATGATCATGCGCAACCTCATGATTTTAAAAGACCAGGCCACATTTTTCCGTTAATCGCCAAAAACGGTGGGGTTCTGAGAAGAACTGGCCATACAGAGGCTGCGGTTGACCTCGCTAGGCTAGCTGGACGTAAACCAGCAGGTGTCATTTGTGAAATTATGAATGAAGATGGAACGATGGCAAGAGTTCCTGAATTAAGAAAAATTGCTGAAAAGCATAACCTAAAGATGATCACCATTCAAGATTTAATTAGCTACCGATTACAACACGATAGCCTTATAAATAGAGAAGTAGAAATCAAACTACCAACTGTTTACGGTGACTTTCATGCTGTAGGGTACACAAATGTATTAGACGGTAAGGAGCATGTAGCACTAGTCAAAGGAGAAATTAAAAATGATGAACCTGTTCTTGTTCGTGTACATTCCGAATGTTTGACAGGAGACGTGTTCGGTTCTAATCGCTGTGACTGTGGTCCACAGTTACATGCTGCATTGCAACAAATAGAGCGTGAAGGAAAAGGCGTTCTCCTTTACATGAGACAAGAGGGACGCGGAATTGGACTAATTAACAAATTAAAAGCTTATAAACTCCAGGAAGAAGGCTATGATACAGTCGAAGCGAATCAGAAGCTTGGTTTTAAACCCGATTTAAGGGATTATGGAATTGGAGCTCAAATTCTCCGCGATCTTGGCATACAGAAACTGAAAATATTAACGAACAACCCTAGAAAAATTGCTGGCTTAAATGGTTATGGACTTGAGGTTACAGAACGAGTTTCCATTCAAATGCCGTCTAAAAAAGAAAACGAAAAATACTTACAAACGAAATATGAGAAATTAGGACATCTATTTGAATTTCATCAAACAGAACGGAGTGAAATATAA
- the ribH gene encoding 6,7-dimethyl-8-ribityllumazine synthase gives MHSFEGHLVGTGLKVGIVVGRFNDFITGRLLDGALDGLKRHGVDENDISVSWVPGAFEIPLVAKKMAESKKYDAVITLGTVIRGATPHFDYVSSEVTKGVAKTSLDTGVPVVFGVLTTDTIEQAVERAGTKAGNKGFEAAATAIEMANLIKDL, from the coding sequence ATGCATTCATTTGAAGGACATTTAGTAGGTACCGGTTTAAAAGTAGGAATTGTAGTAGGAAGGTTTAACGATTTTATAACAGGTCGTTTATTAGATGGAGCACTAGATGGGTTAAAAAGACATGGGGTAGATGAAAATGATATTTCTGTGTCATGGGTACCTGGTGCATTTGAGATTCCTCTTGTTGCGAAAAAAATGGCTGAATCTAAAAAATATGATGCTGTAATCACACTTGGAACAGTGATCCGTGGAGCAACTCCTCACTTTGACTATGTAAGTAGTGAAGTGACAAAGGGAGTAGCTAAAACTAGTCTAGATACAGGGGTTCCAGTCGTATTTGGTGTACTTACTACGGATACGATTGAACAAGCAGTGGAAAGGGCTGGAACAAAAGCTGGGAACAAAGGCTTTGAAGCAGCTGCTACTGCGATTGAAATGGCGAATTTAATTAAAGATTTGTAA
- the ribE gene encoding riboflavin synthase, producing the protein MFTGLVEEIGTIRGIKQSRDAMTLTIQASKTMDDIKLGDSYAINGVCLTVTTFTHDHFMVDVMPETFHHTGLARLKVGSPVNIERAMAANGRFGGHFVSGHVDGVGTIVGRGEKSNAIYVRIQVPEDIELYLVQRGSITIDGTSLTIFSIEGNIVTVSLIPHTAHETILGSKKVGDHVNVEADMLAKYMASLLKNEREAQKKQGLSLSFLEQHGFLS; encoded by the coding sequence ATGTTTACGGGGTTAGTTGAAGAGATAGGGACCATCCGAGGTATAAAGCAAAGTCGTGATGCAATGACTTTAACCATACAAGCCTCCAAGACAATGGATGATATCAAACTGGGGGACAGTTATGCAATCAATGGTGTTTGCTTAACCGTTACTACTTTTACACATGATCATTTTATGGTTGATGTGATGCCAGAAACCTTTCATCATACAGGTCTTGCTCGGTTAAAGGTAGGTTCACCCGTCAATATTGAAAGGGCAATGGCAGCCAATGGAAGATTTGGTGGTCACTTTGTTTCTGGTCATGTTGATGGCGTTGGAACCATTGTAGGCCGAGGGGAAAAAAGTAATGCGATTTATGTAAGAATTCAAGTTCCTGAAGATATCGAATTATACCTAGTTCAACGCGGATCCATTACAATTGATGGAACTTCCTTAACGATTTTTTCTATTGAAGGAAACATCGTAACGGTATCCCTTATACCGCATACTGCTCATGAAACTATTCTGGGGAGTAAGAAAGTAGGAGACCATGTTAATGTCGAGGCAGATATGCTGGCAAAATACATGGCAAGCCTTTTGAAAAATGAAAGAGAGGCTCAAAAGAAACAAGGACTATCTCTATCATTTTTAGAGCAACATGGGTTTTTGTCATAG
- a CDS encoding GNAT family N-acetyltransferase, translating to MNITIRKFTDNDVNFLVYLHNQSTRLEKRNNYKTLMQFNEFLDEPGEEIRANTFVAEVNSQIVGYNALCLVKGEEHINVYSYGTVEPGHRRIGVGTELLKHSLKHLEQMANYLNKRIIFNLMVRLESPGQNELAQKLMLNKHTDLLSMKLELNQYQVQDPPDMEYRFSLPSKVDANTWAHIYNDAFSWSKNINQLTKESVLYEFNSSEFSPDLYILVRDEHNTPVGFVAAHEEDEAKCVISTLALLSEHQGKGVGKSLLIEVLNRMKLKDFKEVRLTVDYQNPTAAIPLYKRIGFMEKTRIIHFTYDMYPKK from the coding sequence ATGAACATTACGATTAGAAAATTCACTGACAACGATGTCAACTTCCTAGTTTACTTACATAATCAATCTACTCGGTTAGAAAAAAGAAACAACTATAAAACTCTTATGCAATTTAACGAATTTCTAGATGAGCCAGGAGAGGAAATACGTGCTAACACATTTGTTGCTGAAGTAAACAGCCAAATTGTTGGATACAATGCACTCTGTTTAGTAAAAGGGGAAGAACACATCAATGTGTATAGCTACGGAACGGTTGAACCAGGACACAGAAGAATAGGTGTTGGAACAGAACTGCTAAAGCATTCTCTAAAGCATCTAGAACAAATGGCAAACTACCTAAACAAACGAATCATTTTTAACCTAATGGTGCGATTAGAATCTCCTGGCCAGAATGAGCTAGCACAAAAATTGATGCTTAACAAACATACGGACCTGCTCTCCATGAAGCTTGAACTGAATCAGTATCAAGTTCAAGATCCTCCTGATATGGAGTATAGGTTTTCATTACCAAGCAAAGTGGATGCAAATACATGGGCACATATATATAATGATGCTTTTTCATGGTCAAAGAATATCAACCAGCTTACAAAAGAAAGTGTACTGTACGAGTTTAATAGCTCTGAATTTTCACCTGATCTATATATACTTGTTCGTGATGAACACAACACACCAGTTGGGTTTGTCGCTGCCCATGAGGAAGATGAGGCTAAATGTGTCATATCGACGTTAGCTCTTTTATCCGAACATCAAGGAAAAGGGGTAGGGAAATCGCTTCTGATAGAAGTATTAAATAGAATGAAATTAAAAGACTTTAAAGAAGTTAGATTAACCGTGGATTATCAGAATCCGACAGCAGCCATCCCTCTATATAAAAGGATAGGGTTTATGGAGAAAACCAGAATTATACATTTTACATATGATATGTATCCAAAAAAGTAG